GAGATTATACACTACCACACATCTGATGATCAATAGCATCAAGTTACATTTATTAACTAGGTTTAAGGTAAGAAGGTAACTCTCGCTGCAAAAGATAATGAAGTAGAAGCATACTAATTCCATCACATGTTTTTGCTCAGCTCCGCAGTGAGATTTTCGGTCGTTTAAAATATTAGATCTTAGTGAAATTATTACTTCCAGAATCCAATCCTCTACCAAAACGTTCGTGTAATCGCCATGCCCACTTTCTGCGAGATTCACTGCGCATACTACGATATGGAGAACATGCTGAAAGACCGGCCGTGGTTCAACAGGGGCAACTGGCCGTCGATGGGAGACATTATGCTAGCGGCCACTGCCAGCACTTTGCATATATTGGTGCCTATACAAAAGAAGAAGTAAGTAAATTAATACGTTGGGaaaaaccttaattttaatCAATGAAGCAGCAAGGCAGAGACTTCCAGAAAAATATCTCCAACTTACAGAAAACTGGGTTTACCAAAATTAATATCACAAGATAATATAGGTAAGTACTGTAATGTTGGTGTGTTTGCTTAACTAGAGAAAATAATATGGATCTCTTAAACTACTGGGGCttagatcatcatcatcctccttgcgttatcccggcatttacaaAGGCTCaaaggagcctggggtctgctttgaggACTAATTCCAAgaattggcgtaggcactagtttacgaaagcgactgccacctgacccgaatggccttattggaattagcttcctcacgatgttttccttcaccgaaaagcgacaagcaaacccgcgacctccggatcggaAGTAGCACGCTCTTTCCGGTAGCCTACCAGCGTTTCAAATGGAATAACATTTATCAACGATCGTCATTTTGAATCGGCACCCGGAAGTTTTAATatcacataatatacatatgatCTCTTTGCGTTAAGATTTTAAGACATGTTTTTTGAACATTTACAGCCaaaagtaacatttttttttttatctaacaGATATCCAAAATTGGCTTCATGGCTCTTCCGAATGTCCGAGCGCAATTTCTACATAACTGCCAATAAGAACGGTCTCGCCGAGTTCGCTAAGAGAATAAGTAAGTCCCTTAGCTATAGTCTGCTTagctttttacaagcttttatttactttcacgTGTCCCGTAGTTGTCTGTCTGTAATCATAATCAAAACTTGCAAGTtgaatttgacccactttccggtttccgattgagctgaaattttgcaccacatatgtaaatcacgtgacaatgcaatattatgggatcatggagctgatttgatgatggagcagaaacaactctgtaatgaaatatcatatcaccatcgagtaaggggtttttagaacgCTATGACTGTTATGAacgaaatgatttttttgcgaaaaaacttATGAAACTAGTAATCAATGCTTGATAAATGATAAAGCAAAAATGCAGCATAGGTACTCGCTTAGTCAATAGTGCAGGATTCAGAATTAGTTTATTAGGGAACGTGGTTTTAAATCTTTGTAGactatatattataaattagaAAACGGAGGCGGTCCGGATCCGGTCCACCATTTAGGAAACCCTGCAATATTATAGTGTATGGAAGTAAATTTAAATGCTTTAATAGCTACATTAAGATAGGCAATTTACTTTGCTATTATGTTAATTagtgtacggtcagccaagaaagtagTGTACCACGtttcgactctatttttaaacacaaGGTAGAAAaagaaaagtggtaaaccacttttttggctgacagTACAGTGTAAACCACCTTAGCACGATTTTCTGACTTCATGAAAGATTCAACAGATTAGTAGGTATCTTACATTCAATTTTTTTGTACCAGATGTTATAGAGAGTCACTCAATATTGAAAGAAACAACGCAAACGCAGGAGATTTATAAAGCGCCAACTCCTGAACCGAAACAAATGAAGCAGCAAGAAGGTAACTAACTATACTTTTACTCCCTTGTGACACAATTTACTGTTTTCACACTATCTACTGTTCATTCAATATAGTCTCCATACTACCAATACTTCAAACTACAAGGTCTtttttcccaaaaaaaaaatgcaattatgccaattataatatttaccTCTATGATTGTTGTACAAGTGCCCGAAAACGAATGTTGAAATTATATTGGCGATTATAGAGGCGATTCCCCGAATAATGGGCACGGGTAAAagggcaagtgaatgatgatgaGGGGCGATTCGTACTATGCCTGCAAAATGGATAGTAAAATTTGCTTTTTGTTAACATTAGATCAAGGAGACAATAACGATACTGTAGTCGTCACGGAGGCGCGGAAGTCAGTTGACAAGCCGATTAAGTACAAAGGTATGTAACTCAAACTTTATTCAAATTGATGTTATTTTTGTGATGCCTAGACTGACCATAGAGACTTTTCTTATAGCCCTGCAGGAGTAAATGTTAAAACTAGATGAGAACTCGAAAACAAATTCTCAAATTGCAGGCAATTTTATCTGTCACTCTAATTACAGATTGAGAATTTCGGTTTCGTGGTAGGCCCTTTGCAATTAGTTTTGTAATGCTAATTCATTCTGTGACTATGGTCTATCGGAAAATTGGGGCTCCCGGGCCCAGGAGTCCTCTTGACATTTCTATCTGTTGTGCTAGACTATATTTTACTTTTGCTATAGTTAAGCCAAGGAAGGCCCTTCAAACGATAGTCATTCGTTCGAATTTTTATAGTACAATCAttatgaaatattgaaaaaagtACTTACATTTTGGTGAATTATTCCACTTACGTCACCTGCCAATTAGGTcagattttattttttcatacatcaAAATTTTAGAAATTCCATATAGGTCAGAAAATCAAAACCGCTGACGTAAGTGGAACATTTTAATGCCATTTTCGTCAGGTCCAATTAGGACAGAAATTTTTATTCCACTTATGTCAGTTTCCAGTTAGGACAGATATTTCTTATTCCAGCTACGTCTGATTACAGTTCTGTTAGAGAATCACATTGCCgatggtcccgggttcgaatcccggtaagggcatttatttgtgatgaacacggatatttgttcctgagtcatggatgttttctatgtatatacgttatgtatgtatatatattaggAATCGGATGAATTCCTGACTTTACCAGGATAAGCTGGTGGACCAGTCTAAGTGATTCCGGTGGACGGAATGGTCGAAACTGTATTTGTAGATATAACAGAGTCCAACTGTAGAGTCAGGTTAACATGCTGTCATTATTGGAGTGCAGTCAAGTCAGCCTGCTGTCATAACTGGAGTCCAGTTAGGTTAGCATGCTGTCAACACTGGTTTCCAGGTAGGTCAGTTTTTTGTTTGTCCACATTGGAATCCAATTAGGTCAGAGATGACCTAGATGGAACAAATTTTTTTCTGACCTAATTGGCAGGTGACGTAAGTGGAATAATTcttttggtgccgtgaccaggatataTGTTCGGCTTCTTGTCTgcattttgttgatttttatacCTTCTTAATTAAAGTACATGTTTCTAATGTCACATTATGTAGCGTTAACAAACAACCCCTCTTCCCATTCATTTCCAAAACGATTTCTATTTTACgggtttatttataaattaatatgagaAGTGTTTTTAATACCTAGGTACTATCTTTATAATGCATTTAGTAACGACACGACGCTCCTATATCTTAgctgtttttttaataatgactcTAATGAGTCATTTCTACTCTTTTAGGTTGCACTATAAAGGTCAAATCTAAGATCTACCAGGCAGGACCGACTTGAACAAACCTTTGTTTGTGCTAGGTGACCGATGTTGTTATCTCGCGGACTTGCAAGACCTTCGTAACCCAAGCCCCAAGCCTAAACCTGAATGAGGGAGATCGGCTACCCATATTTACAAAATGAAGACCAAGTTTAATTTGGAAGAACAGTTTCAGACATAATtacttttaaatcgggacttaatcgcataaacatattaaactgacctccaacgtttcagggacggtgTTGTCCCCGCGGTCTCGGAGAAGACAGATCGGAGATCAGCGATTAACTCCCGATTTAAAagtaattatgtgtaataatcttGAAAGCTTAAACCAGAGTTTCAGatatatttataaatgtgtAAGCATATTTtgtcaaaatgttttttagtgTCTGGTATTCTTGTTATTTAACATGGTTCTCATATTATTCAAGTCTTTGTGAAATTGCTTGTAACAATATTTAATGAAGTATAAtaaatttttaagaaattgaAATGATTTGGCTTTTTTAATGAGTATGTTGGAGTTGATATATTATAGGAattaatgtaatatttatttatttatttaatctttattgcacaacaatataaggtacaaatggcgaacttaattcctcaaggcattctctaccagtcaaccaatggactaaaccagaaagattaagtaggtgcagtgatatttatacaaattagtgcGTCCGAGAGAGACagtcaatttatttttacaagacatttttttagaCTTGAATGAATCatacgatagtactttttattatactgtgcttgaattatgtttaaacaggTACAGTAGAATAAAATTCATTTACATACACATTTaagcaaacaaaaatatatgaacACGACTAATGTTATGAGACGAGCATAAAAGTGTGTTCAGAAATTGACGTTGACTTAAAAGTGAAGAAAACCTGGCAAAGAAAGAgcacaaattaaaaagtggcaacatcgtagtgtcgtctctTTCAGATATTGAGATGGgtgtgagattttttttttttgggattttatggcctggttacgagacctttaagccaagtctttaattttatatataattataataagtcACTGGTTGACACTGCACTATTGTTATGATTAAGTTATTAAAGATTTATCactgtatttttaatgaacttatAAATTGGCTTGTATGTTTAAACGACTTTTAGTAGAATATTCGAGACAAggcgatgttgccactttttaatcaCTCTTTATTTGTCAGACTAAGTATATAAACAAACTCTTCTCTAGAACGACTACTATAATATCATTTTCTTGTTTTTCAATGTGATTTTTAAGAATAGGGACTCAAAGATTAGGAACAACGAAATACGACATGTGTCTTGCATAATTAAGAATCTAAATTTATTTAACTTAAAACTTTACAGCATGGTAATATCATAATATGATTGATAGTAATTTGATTTGTCTCTAATAGTGTTTGTCCCATTGGTATAGTTTTCCAGGGGTGGGTGCAACGGTTGCCGCCTTTTTGGGagcactgaaaaaaaaacatacaattttCGAGAAATCTTTGGATGAATAGTTCTTGGCTCAAACTCAATAGGCTTTATCCTTCTTTTTCAGTTTCCATAGAGAGTATTCATAGCAATACCCTATACTATACTTTCAGTATGAAGTCCAGCTGTATTAGCCCTAAATTGATTATGATGAAATTCATGAAGCTAGCCATTATTGTTGGCAACattctattttataaaatttatcaTGTGAGGGATAGAACAAATCAAATACTAACATACTATTCCTGGAAGAGGGTTAAAATAACCCTTGCACAATCTGTACTGTCATAATCACTGCAAAGTTAGTTAAATTGGTCTAAAAGCATAATCATATTAGTCACATACCCCTTGTCTGAGCTAGCTTCAATGAGCACTTTAGTGACATCTATCGGCGGAACAACGTCGCGGCGCGCGTCTCTTGTGTAGTAGTAATTCTGGGAGTGTCTGGAAaagataaatatttatttaacgctttttttcataaaagtgataaaatagtcttgtgtcatattggtaccaaatttcagctctctagtacTAATGCTAATAGTCACTGAGAGtatccgcagacggacggacggacagacattgCAAAACtatttcctagttgactacggaaccctaaaaaaactgtATGCAGTCAACCAAACAAAACTCTGAAATACCATTTCAACAAAAATTATTTGGTAACAAAGCGTCGGAAGTATTGcatttaagtaattttgaattaATAATGAAGAATGTGGACACTATGAAATGAAAATATGGATACAACGAAATCGTCATTtcaaaaaatcgaaataagatgtcatatattaaagaaaaaaaaaaagaaaaatgacgagcaccaccagtggtgaaggccggattcgaaccggcgtcttttagcaatccgggccaaacgccatcacccctaggccacctcgccacagcggaagccgtcgaaatttctcttctatatcgTCATTTCAATTTGTTGTTCGAAAACAAAGCAGACAACTTACTTGTGAGCAACACCATCGGGGATTGCTGGTGGTGGTTGGGTCCTGTCAGCCAGGAACGGCTCGAACCTCAAGGCATTAGTATGCGATcgctataaataataaatataaagaaGTTATTCATCAACATTGATTCAGATTACATAATAAGAAAAACAATCAAGAAAGTACTTACGCCAAGCAAGAAATTCCTTAATGCTTGCAATATTGGTGAAATATCACGCACAGCCACCTTAGCTTTACTCATTTTTGATGTTTTTCAAACAATTTTGAGAATAAAATACGAATATCTAGTAAAAGGAAATTTTATAACCTTAACTTGTGTCAATGTCAGATTGACGTTGTAGTGACAGTTCACATTTTCGGTTTACGTTTAGTTTTTGCTTTGGATTTCCCTGGATTTCgtcttcaaaaataaatttaaccCTTTCAATGTTAAGAAGCAGGATGTTTTTACAGATGCATAGTATACTATATATAGTAGTAGGAAAATATTATAGACGGTCAATCAAATCTTCTCACTAATAtgggcgcgaaattcaaatattCTATGGAcgattattatttatacaaaataGTGATCAGGATGATGGTTCGAGaaaagttaataaaaatattgatctAAGCACGTGGcgtttattatttgtttgtgttAGTTTGTTAGTACAAAAAGGCACAAAATTCATATTTTCTATTGGACGGTAACAATACAGTGACTAAATTTGCCGTGTTTAGGGTTCCCtaacaaaaaggtacaaaacgAACCCTTAAGTTGAGACTCTattatccgtctgtctgtctgtcagtctgtcattTTCTACTGGCGGAAATGGCTTGACAGACAAAAATAACTGTCTTAATTTTTGCTGAATGGCTTGATAGACTGTAATTATACATTATTTAGAGacttttat
Above is a window of Leguminivora glycinivorella isolate SPB_JAAS2020 chromosome 19, LegGlyc_1.1, whole genome shotgun sequence DNA encoding:
- the LOC125236589 gene encoding NADH dehydrogenase [ubiquinone] 1 alpha subcomplex subunit 7-like produces the protein MSKAKVAVRDISPILQALRNFLLGRSHTNALRFEPFLADRTQPPPAIPDGVAHKHSQNYYYTRDARRDVVPPIDVTKVLIEASSDKGAPKKAATVAPTPGKLYQWDKHY
- the LOC125236621 gene encoding glutathione S-transferase 1-like isoform X3 — its product is MGGGSSRPSLKHCTLWKADRSPACRAVMMALDAMNIDVREVDVNLDKGEHRSAEITAMNPRQTLPILKDKDLVLCDSNAIATYMAARYGSAAANMLLPADPAGRALVEQYMHFNSSVLYPQYKAASNPILYQNVRVIAMPTFCEIHCAYYDMENMLKDRPWFNRGNWPSMGDIMLAATASTLHILVPIQKKKYPKLASWLFRMSERNFYITANKNGLAEFAKRINVIESHSILKETTQTQEIYKAPTPEPKQMKQQEDQGDNNDTVVVTEARKSVDKPIKYKGDRCCYLADLQDLRNPSPKPKPE